The following proteins are encoded in a genomic region of Brachionichthys hirsutus isolate HB-005 chromosome 14, CSIRO-AGI_Bhir_v1, whole genome shotgun sequence:
- the agtr1b gene encoding type-1 angiotensin II receptor, giving the protein MANITTADGINLTCGLSGQHKFIFTFVPIVYCCNFIIGIVGNSMVVAVIYCYMKLKTVANIFVLNLAISDLTFLITLPMWATFTATGYHWSFGEFLCKASAGLAIFNLYTSVFFLTALSIDRYLAIVHPVRSRRYRTVRYARITCVLIWLFAFVLSVPIAVTRDVYNIANSNKTVCGILHSKLENSASFKELLLAINITKSLLGFLVPFVVIITCYFLIGRALLGTKQIQKSSRSRDDEVLRMLAAAVLAFFVCWVPHQVFHFMEVLIHLILGENCAILEIIDTAMPFTICMAYFSSCVNPIVYGFVGRNFRKNLLRLLRCSPGGPPGPHPSISSKMSALSFRASEALSLTTKSKASSEIK; this is encoded by the coding sequence atggcgaATATAACAACGGCAGACGGGATCAATCTGACATGCGGCCTGTCTGGACAGCACAAATTCATCTTCACCTTCGTACCCATCGTCTACTGCTGCAACTTCATCATCGGCATCGTTGGGAACAGCATGGTGGTGGCTGTCATCTACTGCTACATGAAGCTCAAGACGGTGGCCAACATCTTTGTGCTGAATCTGGCCATTTCCGACCTCACGTTCCTCATCACTCTGCCCATGTGGGCCACCTTTACCGCCACAGGGTACCACTGGAGCTTTGGAGAATTCCTGTGCAAGGCCAGTGCGGGGCTGGCGATATTCAACCTCTACACCAGTGTCTTCTTCCTCACGGCGCTCAGCATTGACCGTTACCTTGCCATCGTCCACCCGGTGCGATCGCGCAGGTATCGCACCGTGAGGTACGCGCGGATCACCTGTGTATTGATCTGGCTTTTTGCCTTTGTGCTCAGCGTGCCTATAGCAGTGACCAGGGATGTCTACAACATCGCAAACTCCAACAAAACGGTGTGCGGCATTTTGCATTCAAAGTTAGAAAATTCCGCGAGCTTCAAGGAGCTCCTGCTGGCCATCAACATCACGAAGAGCCTCCTGGGCTTCCTGGTGCCAttcgtcgtcatcatcacctGTTATTTCCTGATCGGACGTGCGCTGCTGGGGACCAAACAGATTCAGAAAAGCTCCCGTTCCAGGGATGACGAGGTGCTGCGCATGCTCGCGGCAGCAGTCCTGGCCTTCTTCGTGTGCTGGGTGCCCCATCAGGTGTTCCACTTCATGGAAGTGCTTATCCATCTGATACTGGGAGAGAATTGTGCAATCCTGGAAATAATTGACACGGCCATGCCCTTCACCATTTGCATGGCCTACTTCAGCAGCTGCGTTAACCCCATTGTGTACGGCTTTGTTGGGCGCAACTTTCGCAAAAACCTTCTGCGCCTGCTGCGCTGCTCGCCGGGAGGGCCGCCGGGGCCCCACCCGAGCATCAGCTCCAAGATGAGCGCCCTCTCTTTCCGTGCCTCTGAGGCCCTGAGCCTCACAACCAAAAGTAAAGCCTCTTCTGAAATTAAGTGA
- the gyg1b gene encoding glycogenin-1b isoform X1: MTDQAFVTLATNDKYARGAMVLGMSLRNHATSRKLVALVCSQVSPPCRSVLLKIFDEVKVVDVLDSGDAAHLAMMKRPDLGVTFTKLHCWNLTSYSKCVFMDADTLVLSNVDDLFDREELSAAPDPGWPDCFNTGVFVFRPSVETFNQLLRYCSEHGSFDGGDQGVLNGYFSDWATADISKHLPFVYNLSSIAVYTYLPAFKHYGSLAKVVHFLGQTKPWSYTFDPKTKQLSGQEATAHHTFLLDWWSLYSSSVVPMLHEQYVDQPFESGCVEFQYSDIETFESGEEESVAAQALEPRLSSEERKQKWEQGQADYLGTDSFDNIKRKLDRFLK; the protein is encoded by the exons ATGACAG accAGGCTTTTGTGACTTTGGCTACGAATGACAAGTACGCTCGTGGAGCCATGGTTCTGGGAATGTCCCTCCGCAACCACGCCACCAGCAGGAAGCTCGTGGCGCTCGTCTGCTCGCAAGTGTCGCCGCCTTGCCG GTCTGTGCTGCTGAAGATCTTCGACGAGGTGAAGGTGGTGGACGTGCTGGACAGCGGCGACGCGGCGCACCTGGCCATGATGAAGAGGCCGGACCTCGGCGTCACCTTCACTAAACTTCACTGCTGGAATCTCACCAGTTACAGTAAATGCGTTTTCATGGATGCAGACACGCTG GTGCTTTCGAACGTAGACGACCTGTTCGACCGGGAAGAGCTTTCCGCTGCGCCGGACCCTGGCTGGCCCGACTGCTTCAACACCGGCGTGTTTGTGTTCCGCCCCTCTGTGGAGACGTTCAACCAGCTGCTCCGCTACTGCTCAGAGCACGGCAGCTTCGACG GGGGCGATCAGGGAGTGTTGAACGGTTACTTCAGTGACTGGGCAACAGCCGACATTTCCAAGCACCTCCCCTTCGTCTACAACCTCAGCAGCATCGCCGTCTACACGTACCTCCCAGCGTTCAAGCA TTACGGCAGCCTTGCTAAGGTGGTCCATTTCCTCGGGCAGACCAAACCGTGGAGTTACACGTTTGACCCCAAAACCAAGCAGCTGTCTGGGCAGGAGGCCACGGCTCATCACACCTTCCTGCTGGACTGGTGGAGCCTCTACTCCAGTTCTGTGGTGCCGATGCTGCATGAGCAATACGTCGACCAGCCTTTCGAGTCCGGATGCGTTGAG TTCCAGTACAGTGACATAGAGACTTTTGAAAGCGGAGAG GAGGAGAGCGTCGCTGCACAAGCGCTCGAACCGCGGCTGTCCTCGGAAGAGCGGAAGCAGAAATGGGAGCAAGGTCAGGCGGACTACCTGGGAACGGACTCATTTGACAATATCAAGAGAAAGCTTGATCGTTTTCTCAAATGA
- the bdh1 gene encoding D-beta-hydroxybutyrate dehydrogenase, mitochondrial: MAPSSALLVSCSVLLTAALGLGLPALLNAVTRLAGLPETSVTECIVMLFLMFVLYVATPRIPRGSVEVKGKAVLITGCDTGFGHALAKHLHKLGFKVFAGCLLKDKGGEGAKVLEDFHSDRMKVLQLDVCSDEQVNQAVAFIKDDLADSERGLWAVVNNAGVSTFGEIEFTSLDTYKQISEVNLWGTIRVTKAVLPLIRRAKGRVVNVSSMYARMANRMRSSYCVSKYGVEAFSDCLRYEMKTWGVKVSIIEPANFILATGIITREIVDETASKMWDEAPEHVKEDYGKAKFERLVSQMRAYCNSGQKEVTPVLDDITDAIMSKRPYTRYNPSDPYWWIRLQLMTHLPGAISDFLYF, encoded by the exons ATGGCGCCGTCCTCCGCGCTGCTGGTGTCGTGCTCGGTGCTCCTGACGGCGGCGTTGGGTTTGGGACTCCCGGCTCTGCTGAACGCGGTGACGCGGCTGGCGGGATTACCGGAGACGAGCGTCACCGAATGCATCGTCATGCTGTTCTTAATGTTTGTGCTGTACGTAGCGACGCCTCGGATTCCTCGGGGCTCAGTGGAG GTGAAGGGTAAAGCGGTGCTTATCACAGGTTGTGACACAGGTTTCGGTCACGCTCTTGCCAAACATCTGCACAAACTGGGATTCAAAGTGTTCGCTGGGTGTTTACTTAAG GACAAAGGCGGAGAGGGTGCGAAGGTACTGGAGGACTTTCATTCGGATCGCATGAAGGTGCTCCAGCTGGACGTCTGCAGCGACGAGCAGGTGAACCAGGCGGTCGCGTTTATCAAAGACGACCTCGCCGACTCAGAGAGAG GTCTGTGGGCTGTGGTGAACAACGCCGGCGTGTCCACCTTTGGAGAAATAGAATTTACATCGTTGGACACCTACAAACAGATTTCAGAGGTCAACCTGTGGGGCACCATAAGAGTCACCAAAGCTGTTCTGCCTTTAATCCGCAGGGCCAAAG GTCGCGTTGTGAACGTGTCCAGCATGTACGCCAGGATGGCGAACAGAATGCGCTCGTCTTACTGCGTATCCAAGTACGGCGTGGAAGCCTTCTCCGATTGCCTTCGCTATGAAATGAAGACCTGGGGGGTAAAGGTGTCCATAATCGAACCGGCCAACTTCATTTTGGCCACCGGCATCATAACCCGGGAAATTGTGGACGAGACGGCCAGCAAGATGTGGGACGAGGCCCCCGAACACGTGAAGGAGGATTATGGGAAAGCAAAGTTCGAGCGCCTCGTGTCCCAGATGCGTGCGTACTGCAACAGCGGACAGAAGGAAGTCACCCCCGTTCTGGACGACATCACCGATGCCATCATGTCCAAGCGTCCGTACACGCGCTACAACCCGTCTGATCCCTATTGGTGGATCAGATTGCAGCTGATGACCCACCTGCCCGGCGCCATTTCCGACTTCCTCTACTTCTAG
- the cpb1 gene encoding carboxypeptidase B yields the protein MRFLLLFGLVAVAVADVARFEGEKVFRLRPVLDEHVTLIKDLAKRIEVDFWSPESPEMVTIDIDVDVRVPAMYLDMVRPILQQSDMDYEVLIEDVQAAVEAQIDNKPSPRAHSYTKYNSWDNIAYWLASISSSNPNLISKQVIGNTYHGRPMTLLKIGTKSSSPQPAIFLDCGIHAREWIAPAFCQWFVKEALSTYGSDLQMTSLLDQMDVFVLPVFNIDGYDYTHKSHRMWRKTRSRNSGSSCIGADPNRNFDAGWCTTGASSNPCSDTYCGRSPESEVEVKNVADFIRRNKSVIKAYLTVHSYSQLLLFPYSYTYKLAADHSELLKVAKGASAALRSLYGTPYTSGPGAATIYPAAGGSDDWAYDLGVKYSYTFELRDTGRYGFLLPESQIKPTCEETMLAVKYIAAYVQKNLY from the exons ATGAGGTTCCTCCTGCTCTTCGGATTGGTGGCTGTTGCCGTGGCTGACGTCGCTCGCTTTGAGGG AGAGAAAGTCTTCCGCCTGAGGCCTGTTCTTGATGAGCATGTAACCCTCATTAAGGACCTGGCTAAGCGCATTGAG GTGGATTTCTGGAGCCCTGAGAGCCCCGAGATGGTGACCATCGACATCGATGTGGACGTGCGCGTTCCTGCCATGTACCTGGACATGGTGCGCcccatcctgcagcagagcgACATGGACTACGA GGTCCTCATTGAGGACGTTCAGGCTGCTGTTGAGGCACAGATTGACAATAAACCGTCTCCAAGAGCCCACAGCTACACCAAGTACAACAGCTGGGACAAC attGCGTATTGGCTCgcttccatttcctcctctaaCCCAAACCTGATCAGCAAACAGGTGATTGGAAACACTTACCATGGACGCCCCATGACCCTTCTCAAG ATCGGTACAAAGTCCAGCTCCCCGCAGCCGGCCATCTTCCTGGATTGCGGTATCCATGCCAGAGAGTGGATCGCTCCTGCTTTCTGCCAGTGGTTTGTCAAGGAG GCTCTGTCCACCTACGGCAGCGACCTTCAGATGACCAGCCTGCTCGACCAGATGGACGTCTTCGTCCTGCCCGTCTTCAACATCGACGGCTACGACTACACCCACAAGAGC CACAGGATGTGGAGGAAGACTCGCTCCAGGAACTCTGGGTCCAGCTGCATCGGAGCCGATCCCAACAGGAACTTTGACGCAGGCTGGTGCA CCACCGGCGCCTCCAGCAACCCCTGCAGCGACACCTACTGCGGGCGCAGCCCCGAGTCTGAGGTCGAGGTCAAGAATGTCGCCGACTTCATCCGCAGGAACAAATCCGTCATCAAGGCCTACCTCACCGTCCACTCCTACTCGCAGCTGCTTCTCTTCCCCTACTCCTACACCTACAAGCTGGCTGCTGACCACAGCGAGCTG CTGAAGGTTGCTAAAGgggcctctgctgctctgcgcAGTCTCTATGGCACTCCTTACACCAGCGGGCCTGGTGCTGCAACCATTT ACCCCGCTGCTGGAGGCTCTGATGATTGGGCCTACGACCTGGGAGTGAAGTATTCCTACACCTTTGAATTGCGTGACACTGGTCGTTACGGCTTCCTGCTGCCCGAGTCTCAGATCAAGCCCACGTGTGAGGAGACCATGCTGGCCGTCAAGTACATCGCCGCCTACGTGCAGAAGAACCTCTATTAA
- the nck1b gene encoding SH2/SH3 adapter protein Nck1, with product MTEEVIVIAKFDYMAQQDQELDIKKNERLWLLDDSKSWWRVRNATNKTGFVPSNYVERKNSARKASIVKNLKDTLGIGKVKSRKGGMRDTASNADADMYADNGERLYDLNLPALVKFSYAAEREDELSLVKGTRVVVMEKCSDGWWRGSYSGRSGWFPSNYVTEDVDGTAGGGGVGGPGSGDPAGSLSEKLAAVVNSTANGNRVLHTVQALYPFKSDNDEELHFEKGEVMEVVEKPENDPEWWKCRKADGQLGLVPKNYVTVLDSASHKPTAGPAGPPTPDCDYISPSGSGRFAGKEWYYGKVTRHQAEVALNQRGTEGDFLIRDSESSPHDFSISLKAQSKNKHFKVQLKEDLYCIGQRKFNSMEELVEHYKKAPIFTSEQGDKLYLIKALAAS from the exons ATGACGGAAGAGGTGATTGTCATCGCCAAGTTTGACTATATGGCCCAGCAAGACCAAGAGCTGGACATCAAGAAGAATGAGCGCCTCTGGCTCCTCGACGACTCCAAGTCCTGGTGGAGGGTTCGAAACGCCACCAACAAAACGGGCTTTGTGCCATCCAACTACGTGGAGAGGAAAAACAGTGCCAGGAAAGCCTCTATTGTCAAGAATCTCAAAGACACCCTTG GAATTGGGAAGGTGAAGAGCAGAAAGGGAGGGATGAGAGACACGGCCTCCAACGCCGACGCCGACATGTATGCGGATAACGGCGAGCGGCTGTACGACCTCAACCTCCCGGCCCTGGTCAAGTTCAGCTACGCGGCCGAGCGCGAGGACGAGCTGTCTCTGGTGAAAGGCACCCGCGTGGTGGTGATGGAGAAGTGCAGCGACGGCTGGTGGCGCGGCAGCTACAGCGGGCGCTCCGGCTGGTTTCCGTCCAACTACGTGACGGAGGACGTGGACGGTacggcggggggcgggggcgtgGGCGGCCCGGGCTCGGGAGACCCGGCGGGATCGCTGTCGGAGAAGCTGGCGGCCGTCGTGAACAGCACCGCGAACGGCAACAGGGTGCTGCACACGGTCCAGGCGCTCTACCCTTTCAAATCGGACAACGACGAGGAGCTGCACTTCGAGAAGGGCGAGGTGATGGAGGTCGTGGAGAAGCCCGAGAACGACCCCGAGTGGTGGAAATGTCGCAAAGCGGACGGACAGCTGGGCTTGGTGCCTAAGAACTACGTCACGGTGCTGGACTCCGCCTCCCATAAACCCACAGCGGGGCCCGCCGGGCCGCCCACGCCCGACTGTGACTACATTTCGCCCTCGGGCAGCGGGCGCTTCGCAGGGAAGGAGTGGTACTACGGCAAGGTGACACGCCATCAGGCGGAGGTGGCGCTCAACCAGAGGGGGACGGAAGGAGACTTCCTCATCCGGGACAGCGAGTCTTCG CCACACGACTTCTCCATCTCCCTGAAGGCGCAGAGCAAGAACAAGCATTTCAAAGTTCAGCTGAAGGAAGACCTTTACTGCATCGGACAGCGCAAGTTCAACTCCATGGAGGAGCTTGTTGAACACTACAAAAAGGCCCCCATCTTCACCAGCGAGCAGGGAGACAAACTGTACCTGATCAAGGCCCTGGCCGCCTCCTGA
- the gyg1b gene encoding glycogenin-1b isoform X2, whose amino-acid sequence MTDQAFVTLATNDKYARGAMVLGMSLRNHATSRKLVALVCSQVSPPCRSVLLKIFDEVKVVDVLDSGDAAHLAMMKRPDLGVTFTKLHCWNLTSYSKCVFMDADTLVLSNVDDLFDREELSAAPDPGWPDCFNTGVFVFRPSVETFNQLLRYCSEHGSFDGGDQGVLNGYFSDWATADISKHLPFVYNLSSIAVYTYLPAFKHYGSLAKVVHFLGQTKPWSYTFDPKTKQLSGQEATAHHTFLLDWWSLYSSSVVPMLHEQYVDQPFESGCVEEESVAAQALEPRLSSEERKQKWEQGQADYLGTDSFDNIKRKLDRFLK is encoded by the exons ATGACAG accAGGCTTTTGTGACTTTGGCTACGAATGACAAGTACGCTCGTGGAGCCATGGTTCTGGGAATGTCCCTCCGCAACCACGCCACCAGCAGGAAGCTCGTGGCGCTCGTCTGCTCGCAAGTGTCGCCGCCTTGCCG GTCTGTGCTGCTGAAGATCTTCGACGAGGTGAAGGTGGTGGACGTGCTGGACAGCGGCGACGCGGCGCACCTGGCCATGATGAAGAGGCCGGACCTCGGCGTCACCTTCACTAAACTTCACTGCTGGAATCTCACCAGTTACAGTAAATGCGTTTTCATGGATGCAGACACGCTG GTGCTTTCGAACGTAGACGACCTGTTCGACCGGGAAGAGCTTTCCGCTGCGCCGGACCCTGGCTGGCCCGACTGCTTCAACACCGGCGTGTTTGTGTTCCGCCCCTCTGTGGAGACGTTCAACCAGCTGCTCCGCTACTGCTCAGAGCACGGCAGCTTCGACG GGGGCGATCAGGGAGTGTTGAACGGTTACTTCAGTGACTGGGCAACAGCCGACATTTCCAAGCACCTCCCCTTCGTCTACAACCTCAGCAGCATCGCCGTCTACACGTACCTCCCAGCGTTCAAGCA TTACGGCAGCCTTGCTAAGGTGGTCCATTTCCTCGGGCAGACCAAACCGTGGAGTTACACGTTTGACCCCAAAACCAAGCAGCTGTCTGGGCAGGAGGCCACGGCTCATCACACCTTCCTGCTGGACTGGTGGAGCCTCTACTCCAGTTCTGTGGTGCCGATGCTGCATGAGCAATACGTCGACCAGCCTTTCGAGTCCGGATGCGTTGAG GAGGAGAGCGTCGCTGCACAAGCGCTCGAACCGCGGCTGTCCTCGGAAGAGCGGAAGCAGAAATGGGAGCAAGGTCAGGCGGACTACCTGGGAACGGACTCATTTGACAATATCAAGAGAAAGCTTGATCGTTTTCTCAAATGA